A genomic window from Acinetobacter chinensis includes:
- the pilW gene encoding type IV pilus biogenesis/stability protein PilW — protein MLISGCQTPATIGQKDPEKAVKVRSQLAAEYIRSGDLDAAKRALDQALESDPRDANANMMMGILLQQEGSKISMEKADSYFRRSISSDSKNAQARNNYGTYLYQVERYNEAVEQLSIAGATLGYDQRSRALENLGRVYLKLGDQASAEKAFRQALQANRNSFVSMLELSEILYLNQQAESAGKLYEQFVRAVGQKNQGARALWIGIRIARANGDNLGMQVLVNQLRALFPDSQEYQSYLKLQHSTEAVWK, from the coding sequence ATGTTGATTTCAGGCTGTCAGACTCCCGCTACAATTGGACAGAAAGATCCTGAAAAAGCAGTCAAAGTCAGATCTCAGCTGGCGGCTGAATACATTCGCAGTGGTGATCTTGATGCAGCGAAACGTGCACTGGATCAGGCACTTGAGTCAGATCCACGTGATGCGAATGCCAATATGATGATGGGTATCCTGTTACAGCAGGAAGGCAGCAAAATCAGCATGGAAAAAGCTGACAGCTATTTCCGCCGTTCCATCTCATCAGATTCCAAAAATGCGCAGGCGCGTAACAACTATGGTACGTACTTATATCAGGTTGAGCGTTATAATGAGGCGGTTGAACAACTGAGTATTGCGGGAGCAACGCTTGGATATGATCAGCGTTCAAGAGCACTTGAAAATCTTGGACGGGTATATCTGAAGCTGGGAGATCAGGCGAGTGCTGAAAAAGCATTCAGACAGGCACTCCAGGCAAACCGTAATTCTTTTGTTTCAATGCTGGAATTATCAGAAATTCTTTATCTGAACCAGCAGGCTGAATCCGCAGGGAAGCTGTATGAACAGTTTGTCCGTGCAGTCGGTCAGAAAAATCAGGGAGCGCGTGCATTATGGATCGGTATCCGCATCGCACGGGCCAATGGCGATAATCTGGGAATGCAGGTGCTGGTCAATCAGTTACGGGCTCTGTTTCCAGACAGCCAGGAATACCAAAGTTATTTGAAATTACAGCACAGTACTGAGGCCGTATGGAAGTAA
- a CDS encoding DUF4124 domain-containing protein: protein MFLNTAQAQEYYRWVDAKGTTHYTKTPPPKQAKARSKVSTYGWKNSSAPAPQATSSSAAPEAHEAAEAAARAAQHQEANKALDQARGE, encoded by the coding sequence ATGTTTCTGAACACCGCTCAGGCACAGGAATATTACCGATGGGTGGATGCAAAAGGCACAACCCACTATACAAAAACACCGCCACCCAAACAGGCAAAAGCCAGGTCCAAAGTCAGCACTTATGGCTGGAAAAACAGCTCAGCTCCTGCCCCGCAGGCAACATCGTCTTCTGCTGCGCCTGAAGCTCATGAAGCAGCCGAGGCAGCAGCAAGGGCGGCTCAACACCAGGAAGCCAACAAGGCACTGGATCAGGCTCGGGGTGAATAA
- the ndk gene encoding nucleoside-diphosphate kinase: MAIERTLSIVKPDAVGKNHVGDIFARFEKAGLKIVATKMKHLSKAEAEGFYAEHKERGFFGDLVAFMTSGPVVVSVLEGENAVLAHRDILGATNPKEAAPGTIRADFAVSIDENAAHGSDSVASADREVNYFFAQTEICPRTR, translated from the coding sequence ATGGCTATTGAACGTACTTTATCTATCGTTAAACCAGATGCTGTTGGCAAAAACCACGTTGGCGATATCTTTGCCCGTTTTGAAAAAGCTGGCCTTAAAATCGTTGCAACTAAAATGAAACACCTGTCTAAAGCTGAAGCTGAAGGCTTCTATGCTGAACACAAAGAACGTGGTTTCTTTGGTGACTTAGTTGCATTCATGACTTCAGGTCCAGTTGTTGTTTCAGTTCTTGAAGGCGAAAACGCAGTTCTTGCTCACCGTGACATCCTTGGCGCAACTAACCCTAAAGAAGCTGCTCCAGGTACAATCCGTGCAGACTTCGCTGTAAGCATCGATGAAAACGCTGCTCACGGTTCTGACTCTGTAGCATCTGCTGACCGTGAAGTTAACTACTTCTTCGCTCAGACTGAGATCTGCCCACGTACTCGTTAA
- the iscX gene encoding Fe-S cluster assembly protein IscX, with product MGLRWTDTIDIAIELYEAHPDVDPQWIRFTDLHAWVCALPDFSDSPEKSTEGLLEAIQMAWIDEAS from the coding sequence ATGGGCTTACGCTGGACAGATACCATTGATATTGCAATAGAGCTGTATGAAGCTCACCCTGATGTAGACCCTCAGTGGATCCGTTTCACTGACCTGCATGCCTGGGTATGCGCATTACCGGACTTTTCAGACAGTCCAGAAAAATCTACAGAAGGTCTGCTGGAAGCGATTCAGATGGCGTGGATAGACGAAGCCAGCTGA
- a CDS encoding acetolactate synthase 3 large subunit codes for MELLSGGEMLVRALADEGVEHVFGYPGGAVLHIYDALFQQEKINHYLVRHEQAAGHMADAYSRVTGKTGVVLVTSGPGATNTVTPIATAYMDSIPMVILSGQVASHLIGEDAFQETDMVGISRPIVKHSFQVRHASEIPAIIKKAFYIASSGRPGPVVVDIPKDATNPAEKFAYEYPEKVKMRSYQPPHRGHSGQIRKAIDELINAKRPVIYTGGGVVQGNASELLTELAHILNYPVTNTLMGLGAFPGNDPQFVGMLGMHGTYEANMTMANADVILAIGARFDDRVTNNPAKFCPDAKVIHIDIDPATISKTIIAHIPIVGAVEPVLQEMLVQLKQMNVSKPNPEEIASWWSQINEWRKVHGLRYEAGENGVMKPQQVVAALDKVTSSQAIITSDVGQHQMFGALYYTYVRPRQWINSGGLGTMGVGLPYAMAAKLAFPDQQVVCITGEASIQMCIQELSTCKQYGLNVKILCLNNRALGMVKQWQDMNYEGRHSSSYVESLPDFAKLMEAYGHVGIQIDHADELESKLEEAMAINDKCVFINVMVDRSEHVYPMLIAGQSMKDMWLSKGERTE; via the coding sequence TTGGAACTTTTATCTGGTGGTGAAATGCTCGTTCGCGCATTGGCGGACGAAGGCGTTGAACATGTTTTTGGATACCCAGGCGGCGCAGTTCTTCATATTTATGATGCGCTATTTCAACAGGAAAAAATAAATCATTACCTCGTACGCCATGAGCAGGCTGCCGGACATATGGCAGATGCATACTCGCGCGTAACAGGTAAAACAGGTGTGGTTCTGGTCACTTCTGGACCAGGCGCAACCAACACGGTTACTCCAATTGCAACGGCTTATATGGACTCCATTCCAATGGTGATCCTGTCTGGTCAGGTTGCGTCACATTTAATTGGTGAAGATGCATTCCAGGAAACAGATATGGTCGGTATTTCCCGTCCTATCGTTAAACACAGTTTCCAGGTACGTCATGCCAGTGAAATTCCTGCGATTATTAAAAAAGCATTTTATATCGCGTCTTCAGGCCGTCCAGGTCCTGTAGTTGTTGATATTCCAAAAGATGCAACGAATCCAGCAGAAAAATTTGCTTACGAATATCCTGAAAAAGTGAAGATGCGTTCTTATCAGCCACCGCATCGTGGTCACTCAGGTCAGATCCGTAAAGCGATTGATGAGCTGATCAATGCAAAACGTCCTGTGATTTATACCGGTGGTGGTGTGGTACAGGGCAATGCATCTGAGCTTCTGACAGAACTGGCACATATACTGAATTATCCTGTCACCAATACCCTGATGGGTCTGGGTGCTTTCCCTGGTAATGATCCACAGTTTGTGGGCATGCTTGGAATGCATGGAACGTATGAAGCCAATATGACTATGGCAAATGCTGACGTGATTTTAGCAATCGGTGCACGCTTCGATGATCGTGTAACCAATAACCCTGCTAAATTCTGTCCAGATGCGAAAGTCATTCATATTGATATTGACCCGGCAACGATTTCAAAAACCATCATTGCGCACATTCCTATTGTGGGTGCGGTTGAGCCTGTACTTCAGGAAATGCTGGTTCAGTTGAAACAGATGAATGTTTCAAAACCTAATCCAGAAGAAATTGCATCATGGTGGTCTCAGATCAATGAATGGCGCAAAGTTCATGGTCTGCGTTATGAAGCTGGTGAAAACGGGGTAATGAAGCCTCAGCAGGTGGTTGCTGCTCTTGATAAAGTAACCAGCAGCCAGGCAATCATTACTTCAGACGTTGGTCAGCATCAGATGTTCGGTGCGCTGTACTATACCTATGTACGTCCGCGTCAGTGGATTAACTCAGGTGGTCTGGGCACAATGGGCGTTGGCTTGCCTTATGCAATGGCGGCGAAGCTGGCATTCCCTGATCAGCAGGTTGTCTGTATTACAGGTGAAGCATCCATTCAGATGTGTATTCAGGAACTGTCTACATGTAAGCAGTATGGTCTGAATGTAAAAATTCTGTGCCTGAACAACCGTGCTTTAGGTATGGTGAAACAGTGGCAGGATATGAACTACGAAGGTCGTCATTCAAGCTCGTATGTTGAGTCACTTCCTGATTTTGCAAAACTGATGGAAGCTTATGGTCACGTCGGTATTCAGATTGATCATGCAGATGAACTTGAATCGAAACTTGAAGAAGCAATGGCAATCAATGATAAATGCGTATTTATCAACGTCATGGTCGACCGTTCAGAACATGTATATCCAATGCTGATCGCTGGTCAGTCCATGAAAGATATGTGGTTATCTAAAGGGGAGCGTACAGAATGA
- the ilvC gene encoding ketol-acid reductoisomerase has protein sequence MQIFYDKDCDLSIIQGKKVAIIGYGSQGHAHALNLKDSGVDVTVGLRAGSASWKKAENSGLKVSEVPAAVAQADVVMILTPDEFQSQLYRDVIEPNIKQGATLAFAHGFSVLYNQVVPRADLDVIMVAPKAPGHTVRSEYQRGSGVPDLIAIHQDASGNARNVALSYASGVGGGRTGIIETSFREETETDLFGEQAVLCGGAVELVKMGFETLVEAGYAPEMAYFECLHELKLIVDLMFEGGIADMNYSVSNNAEYGEYVTGVEVINEQSREAMRNALKRIQSGEYAKMFIQEGALNYPSMTARRRQNAAHGIEVTGGKLRAMMPWIQANKIVDKEKN, from the coding sequence ATGCAAATTTTTTACGATAAAGACTGTGACTTATCTATCATCCAAGGCAAAAAAGTAGCGATCATCGGTTATGGTTCACAAGGCCATGCGCATGCGCTTAACCTGAAAGATTCTGGCGTGGACGTAACTGTAGGTTTACGTGCAGGTTCTGCTTCATGGAAAAAAGCTGAAAATTCAGGTCTTAAAGTGTCTGAAGTTCCTGCTGCTGTTGCTCAGGCAGATGTGGTAATGATTCTGACTCCAGATGAGTTCCAGTCTCAGCTTTATCGTGACGTAATTGAGCCGAACATCAAGCAAGGCGCTACTCTGGCATTTGCTCACGGTTTCTCTGTTCTTTATAACCAGGTTGTTCCACGTGCTGACTTGGACGTAATCATGGTTGCTCCAAAAGCACCTGGTCACACAGTACGTTCTGAATACCAGCGTGGTTCAGGTGTTCCTGACTTAATCGCGATTCACCAGGATGCTTCTGGTAATGCACGTAATGTGGCGCTTTCTTATGCTTCAGGCGTAGGTGGCGGTCGTACAGGTATTATCGAAACTTCTTTCCGTGAAGAAACTGAAACTGACCTTTTTGGTGAGCAGGCAGTTCTTTGTGGTGGTGCTGTTGAACTGGTTAAAATGGGCTTCGAAACTCTGGTTGAAGCTGGTTATGCTCCAGAAATGGCTTACTTCGAATGCTTACACGAACTGAAACTGATCGTTGATCTGATGTTTGAAGGCGGTATCGCGGACATGAACTATTCAGTATCAAACAATGCTGAATATGGCGAATACGTAACTGGCGTTGAAGTTATCAACGAACAGTCTCGTGAAGCAATGCGTAATGCACTGAAACGTATTCAGTCTGGTGAATATGCGAAAATGTTCATTCAGGAAGGTGCGTTGAACTATCCTTCAATGACAGCTCGTCGTCGTCAGAACGCGGCTCACGGTATTGAAGTGACTGGTGGTAAGTTACGTGCGATGATGCCTTGGATTCAAGCGAACAAGATTGTAGATAAAGAAAAGAACTAA
- a CDS encoding XAC2610-related protein, with protein MSIKAVLSILILLGCASSLKAETVSESGLTQLRDVTVYMQRMLKSTDGRYLLDIYSGVWNPHGTLFNLENGRAVSFEGFQKGNSIEMKSFNPELGDAAKGMYSLGGDLNAQSGEMSALLGQRDGVSENISFKPMVQVSERPAFVFKLYGYWNDKTYKHYIKRIDVQDKRTGQTVQQLDGFSAFAYGINYKDMNFDGYFDLLLDDASEDKRLEDNYQIYWMYNPQTKKFQRSPQLEKIKGSAHLDGVNRQVNFGNGQNYQVEKGLFRRIQ; from the coding sequence ATGAGTATTAAAGCAGTATTGAGTATTCTGATTTTGCTGGGCTGTGCCTCATCCCTGAAAGCTGAAACTGTCTCTGAGAGTGGATTGACTCAGTTACGTGATGTAACGGTTTATATGCAACGTATGCTGAAATCCACAGATGGTCGGTACTTACTCGATATTTACTCAGGCGTCTGGAACCCTCACGGCACATTGTTTAATCTTGAAAATGGTCGTGCAGTCAGTTTTGAAGGGTTCCAGAAAGGTAACAGCATTGAAATGAAATCATTTAACCCTGAACTGGGAGATGCTGCAAAAGGAATGTATAGCCTGGGTGGTGATCTGAATGCACAGTCTGGAGAAATGTCTGCGTTATTGGGTCAAAGAGATGGAGTTTCTGAAAATATCAGTTTTAAACCGATGGTACAGGTATCAGAGCGTCCAGCTTTTGTATTTAAACTTTATGGCTACTGGAATGATAAAACATATAAGCATTATATTAAGCGTATAGATGTTCAGGATAAAAGAACGGGTCAGACTGTTCAGCAGCTCGATGGTTTTTCTGCATTTGCTTATGGGATTAATTATAAAGATATGAATTTTGATGGTTATTTTGACCTGTTGCTGGATGATGCATCTGAGGACAAGCGACTGGAAGATAACTATCAGATTTACTGGATGTATAATCCGCAGACTAAAAAATTTCAGAGATCTCCTCAGCTTGAAAAGATCAAAGGCTCTGCGCATCTGGATGGTGTAAACAGGCAGGTGAATTTTGGCAATGGGCAGAATTATCAGGTGGAAAAAGGACTGTTCAGAAGAATTCAATAA
- the rlmN gene encoding 23S rRNA (adenine(2503)-C(2))-methyltransferase RlmN, translating into MSTEVTASSVISAEQQTSVSVSAQKEPVQKVNLLGMSRAELEKFFEDMGEKKFRASQVMKWIHQFFVTDFAEMTNISGKLREKLEKICEIKAPEVVHKNYSKDGTRKWVFRVGEGEGSLVETVLIPAEHRSGLRRTLCISSQVGCALDCSFCSTGKQGFQRDLTQAEIIGQLWMANYSYMEDVPVLERERSVTNVVMMGMGEPLLNYDAVLNSMRTMLDDFAYGMSKRRVTLSTSGVVPKIDQMVKDIDVALAISLHAPNDELRNELVPINKKYPLEQLIAACQRYIAKDGNESSRKHVTIEYVMLDGVNDHPEHAQQMIKLLKNLPSKINLIPFNPFPHAPYGRSSRNRIISFQKTLSDAGFVCTIRQTRGDDIDAACGQLVGQVADRTRRAEQWKKKISEKNEILRSQG; encoded by the coding sequence ATGAGTACCGAAGTGACTGCTTCATCCGTTATTTCTGCTGAACAGCAAACATCAGTATCCGTTTCTGCGCAGAAAGAACCTGTACAAAAAGTGAATTTACTGGGTATGTCCAGGGCTGAACTTGAAAAGTTTTTTGAAGATATGGGAGAGAAGAAGTTTCGTGCCAGTCAGGTCATGAAATGGATTCATCAGTTTTTTGTCACTGATTTTGCTGAAATGACCAATATTTCAGGCAAGTTACGTGAAAAACTGGAAAAAATCTGTGAAATTAAAGCACCAGAAGTGGTGCATAAAAATTATTCCAAAGACGGTACCCGAAAATGGGTGTTCCGTGTCGGTGAGGGTGAAGGCTCACTCGTCGAAACTGTACTGATTCCTGCTGAACACCGCAGTGGTTTACGTCGCACTTTGTGTATTTCATCGCAAGTGGGCTGTGCACTGGACTGTTCATTCTGTTCTACAGGTAAACAGGGCTTTCAGCGCGATCTGACTCAGGCAGAGATCATTGGTCAGCTGTGGATGGCAAACTATTCCTACATGGAAGATGTGCCTGTGCTTGAGCGTGAACGTTCTGTGACCAATGTCGTGATGATGGGCATGGGTGAACCGCTTTTAAATTATGATGCTGTTCTGAACTCAATGCGTACCATGCTCGACGACTTTGCTTATGGCATGTCAAAACGCCGTGTCACGCTGTCCACATCAGGTGTTGTGCCTAAAATTGATCAGATGGTGAAAGATATTGATGTGGCTTTGGCGATATCACTGCACGCACCGAATGATGAATTGCGTAATGAACTGGTTCCAATCAATAAGAAATATCCGCTGGAACAGTTGATTGCAGCGTGTCAGCGTTATATTGCCAAAGATGGCAACGAAAGTTCACGTAAACACGTGACGATTGAGTATGTCATGCTGGATGGTGTCAATGACCATCCTGAGCATGCGCAGCAGATGATTAAGCTGTTGAAAAATCTGCCAAGTAAAATTAATTTAATTCCTTTTAATCCGTTTCCGCATGCGCCATACGGACGTTCAAGCCGTAACCGGATTATTTCTTTCCAAAAAACTTTGTCTGATGCAGGATTTGTGTGTACGATTCGTCAGACACGTGGTGACGATATTGATGCAGCTTGTGGTCAGCTTGTTGGTCAGGTTGCAGATCGTACCCGTCGTGCAGAGCAATGGAAAAAGAAAATTTCAGAAAAAAATGAGATATTGCGTTCGCAAGGCTAG
- the ilvN gene encoding acetolactate synthase small subunit, which translates to MRHIISVLVENEAGALSRLVGLFSQRGYNIETLNVAPTEDPTMSRLTLTTYGDDHQIEKITKQLNKLVEVVKVVDLSEGAHIERELMLIKVKALGSARAEIKRTADIFRGQIVDVTPTTYTIQIAGTTDKLDGFIDALAENTILEVVRSGVSGIARGEKVLTI; encoded by the coding sequence ATGAGACATATTATCTCCGTACTCGTTGAAAACGAAGCAGGCGCGCTTTCCCGTTTAGTGGGTTTATTTTCTCAGCGTGGCTATAACATTGAAACTTTAAATGTTGCGCCGACTGAAGACCCGACCATGTCCCGACTGACACTGACCACTTATGGTGATGATCATCAGATTGAGAAAATTACCAAGCAACTGAATAAACTGGTAGAAGTGGTGAAGGTTGTTGATCTGTCAGAAGGTGCGCACATTGAGCGTGAACTGATGCTGATTAAAGTCAAAGCACTGGGTTCTGCCCGTGCAGAGATCAAACGCACAGCAGATATATTCCGTGGGCAGATCGTTGATGTCACACCGACAACTTATACGATCCAGATCGCGGGAACAACCGATAAGCTGGATGGCTTTATTGATGCACTGGCAGAGAACACCATTCTTGAAGTGGTGCGTTCAGGTGTATCCGGTATCGCACGTGGCGAAAAAGTTTTAACTATCTAA
- a CDS encoding phosphatase PAP2 family protein, whose amino-acid sequence MKFKNAKIRILDLDLKGCLYLNNFSHSDQVSQFFKIINRLGDGLFWGSMLFIVWAIKGLAFYVQLIYLALGCLIGTMIYKVLKSKTVRPRPYQVHQVIRMGERPLDHFSFPSGHTLHAVMVTTVLGYVAPVLLIVMLPFTVLVALSRMVLGLHYPSDVAVGAVIGAVVATAVIFTAPYLNIVL is encoded by the coding sequence ATGAAATTTAAGAATGCAAAAATAAGAATACTTGACCTGGATCTGAAAGGTTGTCTGTATCTGAATAATTTTTCTCATTCAGACCAGGTGTCGCAGTTTTTTAAAATTATCAATCGTCTCGGAGATGGTCTTTTCTGGGGCAGTATGCTGTTCATTGTCTGGGCAATCAAAGGACTGGCGTTTTATGTTCAGCTGATTTACCTGGCGCTGGGCTGTCTGATCGGTACCATGATTTATAAGGTCCTGAAAAGTAAAACAGTCAGACCACGACCGTATCAGGTGCATCAGGTCATCCGCATGGGGGAGCGACCACTGGATCACTTCAGTTTTCCTTCGGGACATACGCTGCATGCCGTCATGGTAACGACTGTGCTGGGTTATGTAGCACCTGTACTGTTGATTGTGATGCTGCCTTTTACCGTACTGGTTGCACTTTCAAGAATGGTGCTGGGACTGCATTATCCAAGTGATGTTGCGGTGGGTGCAGTGATCGGTGCTGTAGTCGCTACCGCTGTGATTTTTACAGCACCTTATCTGAATATCGTGCTGTAA
- a CDS encoding glycosyltransferase family 4 protein gives MSNIYAAELLKQQDFPDNFKFYFKKTVGSNVVHWADQALEKLVRPRLKIAIVTETWPPEINGVAMSLLQLSKGLQASGHKILLIRPSQLHSCADFKPDRECLVKGQSIPKYPGLKFGWPQFMKLSAELDDFQPDVVHIVTEGPLGLAALQAAKSRKLPVSSGFHSAFQDFSRFFDLAFFVKPVQRYLRWFHNATHLTCVPSKDTEEALREFGVKCPLVVVGRGVDTERFSPAHRSEKIRRQWGATEQTRVMIYVGRVSPEKEVNVLIDAYNAMKKMGKADIKLVVVGDGPDKTRLEQIHKNTDIVFTGSLGGRDLASAYASADVFVFASQVETFGNVVLEAMASGLPVVAYDYACAALHLKHEVSGWLSPIGQASALIQHMYQLPENNVLRQMGAVAREKTLQAGWNYPVQQFEQALYAVAKETQVTS, from the coding sequence ATGTCAAATATCTACGCTGCTGAATTGCTAAAACAACAAGATTTTCCAGATAATTTTAAATTCTACTTTAAAAAGACCGTCGGCTCGAATGTGGTACATTGGGCTGATCAGGCACTTGAAAAACTGGTCAGACCCCGCCTGAAAATTGCCATCGTAACGGAAACCTGGCCACCAGAAATTAATGGTGTTGCGATGTCCTTATTGCAGTTGAGTAAAGGACTGCAGGCATCAGGGCATAAAATTTTACTGATCCGCCCATCACAGTTGCATTCATGTGCTGACTTTAAACCCGATCGTGAATGTCTGGTGAAAGGGCAGAGCATTCCTAAATATCCTGGTCTGAAGTTTGGCTGGCCACAGTTTATGAAGCTGTCCGCTGAGCTTGATGATTTTCAGCCCGATGTCGTACACATTGTCACGGAGGGACCTCTGGGGCTTGCTGCGTTGCAGGCTGCCAAAAGTAGAAAACTGCCTGTATCCAGTGGTTTTCACTCAGCCTTTCAGGACTTCAGTCGCTTTTTTGATCTCGCATTTTTTGTGAAACCTGTACAGCGTTATCTGCGTTGGTTTCACAATGCAACTCATCTGACCTGTGTACCGAGTAAGGATACAGAAGAAGCATTGCGTGAATTTGGTGTGAAATGTCCGCTTGTTGTGGTTGGGCGAGGGGTGGATACGGAAAGATTTTCACCTGCACACCGCTCTGAAAAAATCCGCCGGCAGTGGGGTGCGACTGAACAGACCCGCGTCATGATTTATGTGGGACGGGTATCACCGGAAAAAGAAGTGAATGTCCTGATTGATGCCTATAACGCCATGAAAAAAATGGGCAAGGCAGATATTAAGCTGGTTGTGGTTGGTGATGGACCAGATAAAACCCGGCTTGAGCAGATACATAAAAATACCGACATTGTGTTTACTGGAAGTCTGGGTGGCAGGGATCTTGCTTCTGCATATGCAAGTGCAGATGTATTTGTCTTTGCAAGCCAGGTGGAAACATTTGGAAATGTGGTACTGGAAGCCATGGCGAGCGGGTTGCCTGTTGTCGCTTATGACTATGCCTGTGCGGCACTGCATTTAAAACATGAAGTATCTGGCTGGTTAAGCCCAATAGGGCAGGCTTCGGCATTGATCCAGCACATGTATCAGTTACCTGAAAATAACGTGTTACGGCAAATGGGAGCTGTGGCACGTGAAAAAACCCTGCAGGCAGGGTGGAACTATCCTGTTCAGCAGTTTGAACAGGCGTTGTATGCGGTTGCGAAGGAGACGCAAGTGACGTCCTGA